A part of Corynebacterium lactis RW2-5 genomic DNA contains:
- a CDS encoding App1 family protein codes for MSLADVVRKAESKINAFNTHRSKKSGWVPSVIGYTGYGNEEQVRVFARVLMRAPHREPRTAAARGFRQFFTIQVGGFPVRVTAGDKTIEAVTDDNGYLEVLVEGHGLTPGWHEVTIAPADSPTEEQSASAEVLIIDPSAKVGIVSDIDDTVIVTMLPRALIAAYNSWFVRTDSRKAVPGFSDFYAELRRRHTPNRHTLTQTPVFYLSTGAWNTFGTLRRFLQANALPKGPLLLTDWGPTPTGLFRSGQEHKRVQLRNLFIDFPDIRWVLVGDDGQHDPLIYGQIAAEHPDRVAGIAIRNLTPSEHILSHGTTFPIDRLERTHVPLIEGADGYELLKQIDKLP; via the coding sequence ATGTCACTGGCAGATGTGGTCCGGAAAGCCGAATCGAAAATCAACGCGTTCAACACTCATCGGTCAAAAAAGTCGGGCTGGGTACCGTCGGTCATCGGCTACACCGGTTACGGCAACGAGGAACAAGTGCGCGTTTTCGCCAGGGTCCTTATGCGAGCTCCCCACCGCGAGCCTCGCACGGCCGCGGCCAGGGGGTTTAGGCAGTTTTTCACGATCCAGGTAGGCGGTTTCCCCGTTCGTGTCACCGCCGGCGATAAGACTATCGAGGCAGTCACTGATGACAACGGATATCTGGAGGTCCTCGTTGAAGGTCACGGACTCACGCCCGGCTGGCATGAAGTCACTATCGCCCCAGCCGATAGCCCCACGGAAGAACAATCGGCCTCCGCCGAAGTCCTCATCATCGACCCATCGGCAAAGGTAGGAATTGTTTCCGATATTGACGACACCGTCATAGTCACGATGCTCCCGCGTGCGCTCATTGCCGCGTACAACTCGTGGTTTGTACGCACAGATAGCCGCAAAGCGGTGCCCGGATTCAGCGATTTCTACGCCGAACTCCGCCGCCGCCATACTCCAAACCGCCATACGCTCACCCAAACCCCCGTCTTTTACCTTTCCACCGGCGCATGGAACACGTTCGGTACATTGCGCAGGTTCCTGCAAGCGAATGCTCTACCCAAGGGTCCGCTGCTCCTCACTGACTGGGGCCCGACCCCGACGGGGCTCTTCCGCTCTGGCCAGGAGCATAAGCGTGTTCAGTTGAGAAATCTTTTCATCGATTTTCCCGACATCAGGTGGGTCCTTGTCGGCGACGACGGGCAGCACGACCCACTAATTTACGGCCAGATTGCAGCTGAACACCCGGACCGCGTCGCAGGCATCGCGATCCGCAACCTAACCCCTAGCGAACACATTCTTTCCCACGGCACAACGTTCCCGATCGACCGCCTGGAGCGCACGCACGTCCCACTCATCGAGGGCGCGGACGGTTACGAACTACTGAAGCAAATCGACAAATTGCCGTGA
- a CDS encoding transglycosylase family protein, producing the protein MRFSSKKSIASAFVVAAGLVAGPAAVASAAPVEAWDQVAACESGGNWQTNTGNGYYGGLQFSAETWNGHGGGEYAPTADQATKEQQIDVAERVLASQGPGAWPNCGGPLG; encoded by the coding sequence ATGCGTTTTTCGTCTAAGAAGTCCATTGCATCCGCGTTCGTCGTAGCAGCTGGCCTCGTTGCCGGCCCCGCAGCGGTCGCATCCGCTGCGCCAGTCGAAGCGTGGGACCAGGTCGCTGCGTGCGAGTCTGGTGGCAATTGGCAGACGAACACCGGTAACGGCTACTACGGCGGTCTGCAGTTCTCCGCTGAGACCTGGAACGGCCACGGCGGTGGAGAGTACGCGCCGACCGCTGACCAGGCCACGAAGGAGCAGCAGATTGACGTTGCCGAGCGCGTGCTTGCTTCGCAGGGCCCAGGTGCTTGGCCGAACTGCGGTGGCCCGCTGGGCTAG
- a CDS encoding TSUP family transporter, translated as MLTGASITSVVVMIIGSLAAGWVDAVVGGGGLILVPLIMIMNPAFSNAQALGVNKVAGVFGTSSAAVVLARKVPSARGALRFAPLALAGSIGGALLASMLDKAVMRPIIIFALVAVGIFVALKPEFGQVAIPRRKTLAVWAAIAALIAVIGFYDGAFGPGTGMFLILCFTTLLGMNFRDSAAWAKVLNVFTNLGALVTFAAQGEVLWLLGLVLAAANVIGAQIGARMVLTKGSGFVRAVILAVVVVMALKLGMDQFGVNPIG; from the coding sequence ATGCTTACAGGTGCGTCGATAACCAGTGTTGTGGTGATGATTATCGGTTCCTTGGCAGCCGGTTGGGTTGACGCTGTAGTGGGCGGCGGTGGTCTGATTCTCGTCCCACTAATCATGATCATGAACCCGGCTTTTTCGAACGCACAGGCCCTCGGGGTGAATAAGGTAGCGGGAGTTTTCGGAACGTCCAGCGCGGCCGTGGTTCTTGCCCGCAAGGTGCCGTCGGCTCGCGGGGCGCTGAGGTTTGCGCCGCTTGCTTTGGCGGGCTCCATTGGAGGGGCGCTCCTGGCCTCGATGCTCGATAAGGCTGTTATGCGGCCAATCATTATATTTGCGCTGGTTGCGGTGGGAATTTTCGTTGCCCTAAAGCCTGAGTTTGGACAGGTCGCAATTCCTCGGCGGAAGACTCTCGCGGTATGGGCCGCAATTGCTGCGCTGATTGCGGTGATTGGCTTCTATGACGGTGCTTTTGGCCCTGGCACCGGCATGTTTTTGATTCTTTGCTTTACGACGCTCCTGGGTATGAATTTCAGGGATAGCGCGGCATGGGCAAAGGTGCTGAACGTCTTTACCAACCTCGGAGCACTCGTGACCTTTGCAGCGCAAGGGGAGGTGCTGTGGCTGCTCGGGTTGGTATTAGCTGCTGCGAACGTGATCGGCGCGCAGATCGGTGCCCGAATGGTGTTGACGAAGGGGTCGGGCTTTGTGCGTGCTGTGATTCTGGCGGTGGTTGTGGTTATGGCGTTGAAGCTGGGAATGGACCAGTTTGGTGTGAACCCTATCGGGTAG
- the mgrA gene encoding L-glyceraldehyde 3-phosphate reductase, whose protein sequence is MTYPDIYRADDNRYNTMPYHRSGSTGLKLPAITLGLWHNFGDDRPLDTQREILRAAFDRGVTHFDLANNYGPPQGSAEENFGRIMAKDFAPYRDEMIISSKAGWYMQDGPYGFGGSRKYLVASCDASLHRMGLDYVDIFYHHRPDPDTPIEETVAALDFLVRSGRALYVGVSSYSPELTRRAQAIARELGTPLTIHQPSYSMFNRWIEDELLDTCANEGMGIIAFSALAQGLLTDRYLDGVPADSRLGAHKMSSDFLGEDTLAAIRALNEIALRRGQSLAQMAISWVLRRPEITSALIGASSVKQLEDNLGALEAAPFSDEELAEIDKWAIDRGINQWKGATESV, encoded by the coding sequence ATGACATACCCAGATATCTACCGGGCAGACGACAACCGCTACAACACCATGCCGTATCACCGGTCCGGCAGCACCGGCCTGAAGCTTCCGGCAATTACGCTGGGGCTTTGGCACAATTTCGGCGACGACCGCCCGTTGGACACCCAGCGTGAGATCCTGCGCGCGGCCTTCGACCGCGGGGTCACCCACTTCGACCTCGCCAATAACTACGGCCCGCCACAGGGCAGCGCCGAAGAAAACTTCGGCCGAATCATGGCGAAGGACTTCGCACCCTACCGCGACGAGATGATTATTTCCTCCAAAGCCGGCTGGTACATGCAGGACGGCCCCTACGGTTTCGGCGGCTCTCGAAAATACCTTGTGGCCAGCTGCGATGCTTCGCTCCACCGCATGGGCCTCGATTATGTGGACATCTTTTACCACCACCGCCCGGATCCGGACACCCCCATCGAGGAGACCGTCGCAGCACTCGACTTTTTGGTGCGCTCGGGCCGCGCGCTCTACGTCGGTGTGAGCTCGTATTCGCCCGAGCTGACCCGCCGTGCCCAGGCTATCGCCCGCGAGCTGGGCACCCCGCTGACCATTCACCAGCCAAGCTACTCCATGTTCAACCGCTGGATTGAGGATGAACTTCTCGACACCTGCGCAAACGAAGGCATGGGTATCATCGCCTTCTCCGCGCTGGCACAGGGGCTGCTCACCGACCGCTACCTTGATGGAGTCCCCGCAGACTCTCGCCTCGGCGCGCACAAGATGAGTTCCGACTTCCTGGGCGAGGACACTCTTGCCGCAATCCGCGCCCTCAATGAGATCGCTTTACGACGCGGTCAGTCGCTCGCGCAAATGGCCATATCTTGGGTCCTGCGTCGCCCAGAGATCACCTCTGCACTGATTGGAGCGTCCTCGGTCAAGCAGTTGGAGGATAATCTCGGTGCGCTGGAGGCCGCGCCATTTAGCGATGAGGAGCTGGCCGAGATTGACAAGTGGGCCATCGACCGCGGCATCAATCAGTGGAAGGGGGCGACGGAGTCGGTTTAG
- a CDS encoding PepSY-associated TM helix domain-containing protein produces the protein MHTIAGILVAPLLVIAAVTGIGYALSPSIEKVVYSEQMTATSSLPPRSLEQQVEAARKLHPDLPVDAVQTYDEPGRTTHVLFADSSLLSKSYRRVVFVDPGDLSIKGDTIQYGSAAALPVRTWISEGHKRLWSGNNIGRLYSETAAAWMGALTLAGLWLWWDRSRRGRNKGTSKRAHHMSRHARVGVWLSIGLLFLTATGLTWSWVAGSGIKQVREAMDWFAPKPNTAITAAATPGAAATDAHAGHGASASAAPVEVWNQADTVNRVARDSGLVGKIELTPPADGDAWVAKEARQEWRLGMETVAVDGSNGNIVDRVAFADWPLAAKLTEWTINAHMGILFGWVNQLILVAVGIGLIAIIIRGYAMWFGRGRGRRPGRLPLPTRWRDIRPSVAVAIIVALVAYSVIAPLFGVTLVLFAVADWVWRKMRGATGVKKD, from the coding sequence ATGCATACGATTGCCGGTATTCTTGTCGCGCCCCTGCTTGTCATTGCGGCGGTAACGGGCATCGGATACGCGTTGTCACCGTCGATTGAGAAGGTCGTCTACTCCGAGCAGATGACCGCGACCTCTTCGCTTCCACCTCGTTCACTTGAACAGCAGGTTGAGGCCGCCCGCAAGCTGCATCCAGACCTTCCAGTCGATGCAGTCCAGACCTACGATGAACCCGGTCGTACCACTCACGTGCTCTTCGCGGATTCGTCCTTGCTTTCCAAGTCCTACCGCCGAGTCGTATTTGTCGATCCTGGTGACCTCTCAATCAAGGGCGATACTATTCAGTACGGTTCTGCCGCGGCATTGCCAGTGCGAACTTGGATTTCCGAAGGGCACAAGCGCCTGTGGAGCGGAAACAACATTGGGCGTCTCTACTCCGAGACCGCCGCGGCCTGGATGGGAGCCCTGACTCTGGCCGGCCTGTGGCTGTGGTGGGACCGCAGCCGTCGTGGACGTAACAAGGGAACGAGTAAGCGCGCGCACCATATGAGTCGTCATGCGCGTGTCGGTGTGTGGCTGAGTATTGGTTTGCTGTTCCTGACCGCGACTGGGCTGACGTGGTCCTGGGTCGCGGGATCGGGAATCAAGCAGGTCCGCGAGGCAATGGACTGGTTTGCCCCGAAGCCGAACACCGCGATTACGGCTGCTGCGACTCCGGGTGCGGCGGCGACGGATGCGCATGCCGGGCATGGTGCTTCTGCAAGCGCCGCTCCTGTTGAGGTGTGGAACCAGGCCGATACGGTGAACCGCGTGGCCAGGGACTCTGGTCTTGTTGGCAAGATTGAGCTGACCCCGCCTGCCGACGGTGATGCGTGGGTCGCTAAGGAAGCGCGCCAGGAGTGGCGGCTAGGAATGGAGACCGTCGCAGTTGACGGTTCGAATGGCAACATTGTCGATCGCGTGGCCTTTGCTGACTGGCCGCTGGCTGCGAAGTTGACCGAGTGGACGATTAATGCCCACATGGGGATTCTGTTCGGTTGGGTCAATCAGCTGATCCTGGTAGCGGTAGGCATCGGACTCATCGCAATTATCATTCGCGGTTATGCCATGTGGTTCGGCCGTGGCCGCGGTCGGCGTCCGGGTCGGCTGCCCTTGCCGACGAGGTGGCGCGACATCCGCCCCTCTGTTGCGGTGGCCATCATTGTGGCGCTGGTTGCTTACTCTGTGATTGCGCCGCTATTTGGCGTCACGCTGGTGTTGTTCGCTGTTGCGGATTGGGTGTGGCGAAAAATGCGTGGCGCTACAGGCGTGAAGAAAGACTAG
- the cas2 gene encoding CRISPR-associated endonuclease Cas2 has product MPGDKRMWCIVMFDLPVKTETERKEATKFRNYLLDSGFSRVQYSVYVQYLPLGAQLAKIAKDIKAKLPHEGEVRIVPLTDKQWSNAFRFSNASPKKVEKTPEQLEIF; this is encoded by the coding sequence ATGCCCGGAGATAAGCGGATGTGGTGCATAGTTATGTTCGATCTGCCAGTAAAGACTGAGACAGAAAGAAAGGAAGCGACCAAGTTTCGCAACTATCTATTGGATAGCGGTTTTAGCCGCGTCCAATACAGCGTCTATGTCCAGTACCTTCCTCTCGGGGCACAACTAGCAAAAATTGCAAAAGACATTAAGGCCAAGCTTCCCCATGAAGGAGAAGTTCGAATCGTCCCACTCACCGACAAACAGTGGTCAAATGCATTTCGTTTTTCTAACGCTTCACCAAAGAAGGTTGAAAAAACGCCCGAACAGCTCGAGATTTTTTAA
- the cas1 gene encoding type II CRISPR-associated endonuclease Cas1, whose translation MSWRVLDFTSFNGRISYERGRIKATYRDGSEKKVSLAEIAVLVIADKTDVSSGLLSMLGQNGIPVVVTDWRGVPVSVASGWSTHTRVGARQIAQSKMTLPRRKAAWANLVRAKVRGQANTIRALGHAQEAKDLEALTSTVRSGDPSNVEAQAARLYWSAYFSEGESRDQEGSDLLNAALNYGYTILRGHCIRAVTEAGLWPALGVFHHSRSNGFNLVDDLLEPFRPAIDYYVAQLPGNSAMEDPETRRKLVSASSSQFHADGRTVSTMLGSLAQQFGLYAEGDIQQFRVPTWCGPFKAEE comes from the coding sequence ATGAGTTGGCGGGTGCTCGACTTCACGTCTTTCAACGGTCGTATCAGCTACGAGCGCGGACGTATAAAAGCTACATACCGTGACGGATCCGAGAAGAAGGTCAGCCTTGCGGAGATTGCAGTCCTAGTCATCGCAGATAAAACTGATGTTTCCTCAGGGCTCCTAAGTATGCTCGGCCAAAATGGAATCCCAGTGGTTGTCACTGACTGGCGTGGCGTTCCAGTTAGTGTCGCTTCAGGTTGGTCCACACATACGCGTGTGGGGGCGCGCCAAATCGCCCAGTCAAAAATGACCCTTCCACGAAGAAAAGCAGCGTGGGCGAATCTTGTCCGAGCAAAAGTTAGAGGACAAGCCAACACAATTCGTGCGCTCGGACACGCTCAAGAAGCTAAAGACCTGGAAGCGCTCACTTCAACAGTACGATCTGGGGACCCCTCTAATGTCGAAGCACAGGCAGCAAGACTATATTGGTCGGCCTACTTCTCTGAAGGAGAAAGCAGAGACCAAGAGGGGAGCGATCTCTTAAATGCCGCGCTAAATTACGGATACACAATCCTTCGTGGGCACTGCATCCGAGCGGTCACCGAAGCAGGGCTTTGGCCTGCCTTGGGGGTTTTTCACCATTCGCGGTCGAATGGTTTCAATTTGGTTGATGATCTCCTCGAGCCATTTCGCCCCGCCATTGATTACTACGTAGCGCAGCTTCCTGGCAATTCCGCAATGGAGGACCCCGAAACGCGGCGGAAGCTCGTTTCTGCTTCTAGCTCTCAGTTTCACGCTGACGGCCGTACCGTATCAACAATGCTCGGTTCACTTGCACAACAGTTCGGCTTGTACGCAGAAGGTGATATTCAACAGTTCAGAGTGCCTACGTGGTGCGGTCCCTTTAAGGCTGAAGAATAA
- the cas9 gene encoding type II CRISPR RNA-guided endonuclease Cas9 (Cas9, originally named Csn1, is the large, multifunctional signature protein of type II CRISPR/Cas systems. It is well known even to general audiences because its RNA-guided endonuclease activity has made it a popular tool for custom editing of eukaryotic genomes.) — protein MTTRYVVGIDVGLFSVGFSAIEVDEKGMPVRLLNSMSLIHDSGLDPNSQKEAKTRKAVSGVARRTRRLYAARRKRLAALDTFLTQHDFPLIDLEKEADKIAWSARATLATEKVEDHEQMKKLLSIAVRHIARHRGWRNPYIPAERLCTQRKASDKFTILEQKAREAARKPIPSTPTLAQLVGALPHGATQLRGENGFLSETLNQQDFANELLKIASVQDLEPQFVHELLLKVFYAKSPKGSAEKFVGKDELDPSQPRAWRATLAFNEYRIISLLANVRIADPSSPTFAQRRLTVNERQKAFNFLNNWTQKTSPTWTDIAELFGIDRGLLKGTASANDDGERMSATPPINQTHQIMWNCQVKSLREFWRKGSTAMRSALISELSNVEAPEEGSPESIAAATAIRSLPPEEMEKLETVKLPHGRAAYSVKTLDKIAKYILNNEADLHEARQEIFGVDAHWKPAAAPIAEPTGNPAVDRTLSAINRWILLAEKRWGTPLSVNIETARDGFKSASVAREIERGNSKRATRNLETRQAIAEKLGIEGRVRSSDMLRYQAIQRQNGQCAYCGTTITFKSAEMDHIVPRAGAGSTNRRNNLLAACHRCNLSKGKLPFAVWANSEKSGPSVSLEGAIDRVNQWPTDSGLSTREMRDFQQSVIKNLKRTSSDDKIDARSIESVAWMAIELRHRMISHFAKQGRSTPKIRVFSGTVTASARKAAGIEKQITMLGGGHGKNRLDRRHHAIDAAVVALMNYTTAQTILERENLRRAENIIQKPDTDFGTWKEYKGRNQQDRYLFEQWNLRMKSAVPMLQEALDQHRIAVTQNLRLRLGNGQAHEAGIGKLDSAKVGDALPVALIDRAASPALWCALTRLPDFDWKDGLPENPTRSIVVNGTHLNSEDKIEFFGVKAGAIAVRGGYAELGASFHHARLYRVPVGKRHAYCMMRVYTVDLVRHQHEDLFTVDLPPQTISVRQCEAKLRKALREGTAEYITWFVVGDELHFDASKVATGQAETFLAEFGDIRSWTVKGFYSDARLRLKPAVLSAEGITDEMDTDCKKVIDSPGWLPAVNKIFGLGGVTIVRRDAHGRPRLSARGNLPVSIQIDSL, from the coding sequence ATGACAACGCGTTACGTAGTTGGAATCGATGTCGGACTCTTCTCGGTGGGCTTTTCCGCTATCGAGGTCGATGAAAAGGGAATGCCGGTTCGGCTCCTCAACTCAATGTCGCTCATCCACGACTCTGGCTTAGACCCAAATAGCCAAAAAGAAGCAAAGACCCGCAAAGCTGTTTCAGGAGTTGCGCGACGTACCCGAAGGCTGTACGCGGCGCGAAGGAAGCGCCTAGCCGCGTTGGATACCTTCCTTACACAACATGATTTCCCATTGATTGACCTGGAAAAGGAAGCTGACAAAATCGCGTGGTCGGCTCGAGCTACTTTGGCAACTGAAAAGGTCGAGGACCACGAGCAGATGAAGAAGCTGCTATCCATTGCTGTCCGACACATTGCTCGCCACCGTGGATGGCGGAACCCTTACATCCCTGCGGAGCGTTTGTGTACTCAACGCAAAGCCTCGGATAAGTTCACTATCCTCGAGCAAAAGGCTAGAGAGGCTGCCCGGAAGCCAATCCCATCGACGCCGACCCTGGCCCAATTGGTGGGTGCTCTTCCGCATGGCGCAACACAATTGCGCGGCGAGAACGGATTCTTATCAGAGACTCTCAACCAGCAGGACTTCGCCAACGAATTACTCAAGATCGCATCCGTGCAGGACCTCGAACCGCAGTTTGTCCACGAACTCCTGCTCAAGGTCTTCTACGCAAAAAGCCCCAAAGGTTCCGCGGAAAAATTCGTTGGCAAGGACGAGCTCGATCCGTCACAACCACGAGCATGGCGCGCAACACTCGCCTTCAACGAGTATCGAATCATCAGTCTTCTCGCTAACGTGCGAATTGCCGACCCTTCGTCACCGACTTTTGCTCAGCGCCGACTAACGGTTAATGAACGGCAGAAGGCATTCAACTTTCTTAACAACTGGACGCAAAAAACTAGCCCGACGTGGACCGACATTGCAGAATTGTTTGGCATTGATCGGGGATTGCTAAAGGGCACTGCCAGCGCTAACGACGATGGCGAGAGAATGTCTGCGACGCCGCCAATCAACCAAACACATCAGATCATGTGGAACTGCCAGGTGAAGTCATTACGCGAGTTCTGGAGGAAGGGAAGTACTGCAATGCGTAGCGCCCTTATCTCGGAACTCTCGAACGTTGAGGCTCCCGAGGAAGGGTCTCCTGAATCGATTGCTGCAGCTACAGCCATTCGGTCGCTACCACCCGAGGAAATGGAAAAACTGGAAACAGTCAAGCTTCCTCATGGACGAGCCGCCTACTCAGTTAAAACTCTGGACAAGATCGCCAAATATATCCTCAACAACGAGGCCGACCTCCACGAAGCCCGGCAAGAAATATTTGGTGTAGATGCCCACTGGAAGCCAGCCGCTGCACCAATTGCGGAACCTACTGGAAACCCTGCAGTAGATAGGACACTGTCTGCCATCAACCGCTGGATCCTGCTCGCAGAAAAGCGATGGGGCACGCCCCTGTCAGTGAATATCGAGACGGCCCGCGATGGTTTCAAGAGTGCATCTGTAGCTCGAGAAATTGAGCGGGGAAACAGCAAACGGGCAACGCGGAACCTTGAAACCAGACAGGCAATTGCAGAAAAACTGGGAATCGAAGGGCGCGTCCGAAGCAGTGATATGCTTCGCTACCAGGCAATCCAGCGACAGAACGGACAGTGCGCCTACTGTGGCACCACGATTACTTTCAAGTCCGCAGAAATGGACCACATCGTCCCTCGTGCAGGAGCAGGTTCTACCAATCGACGCAATAATCTGCTCGCCGCGTGCCATAGATGCAATTTAAGCAAAGGCAAGCTTCCTTTTGCCGTCTGGGCTAACAGCGAAAAGTCTGGTCCTAGTGTGTCTCTCGAAGGGGCAATCGATCGTGTCAATCAATGGCCGACCGATAGCGGCCTATCTACGCGGGAAATGAGGGATTTTCAGCAATCGGTCATCAAGAACTTGAAGCGAACTTCCAGCGACGACAAGATTGATGCACGCAGTATCGAATCCGTCGCGTGGATGGCCATCGAGCTGCGGCACCGCATGATTAGTCATTTTGCGAAGCAGGGCAGGTCAACTCCAAAGATTCGCGTGTTCAGCGGAACTGTGACAGCATCAGCTCGAAAAGCTGCTGGAATCGAAAAGCAAATTACGATGCTTGGGGGCGGTCATGGCAAGAATCGCCTAGACCGTCGCCACCATGCGATTGACGCCGCAGTCGTTGCACTGATGAATTACACTACGGCGCAGACAATTCTCGAACGAGAGAACCTTCGACGAGCAGAAAACATCATTCAGAAACCCGATACCGACTTCGGTACATGGAAAGAATACAAAGGCCGAAATCAACAGGATAGGTACCTTTTCGAGCAGTGGAATTTGCGTATGAAATCCGCAGTTCCAATGCTTCAAGAGGCCTTAGACCAGCATCGAATCGCGGTCACACAAAACCTGAGACTACGATTGGGCAACGGACAAGCCCATGAAGCGGGGATTGGGAAGCTGGACTCTGCGAAAGTCGGTGATGCTCTTCCGGTCGCGCTTATCGACCGAGCAGCTTCGCCAGCACTATGGTGCGCTTTGACACGGCTCCCCGACTTCGACTGGAAGGACGGACTACCAGAGAATCCGACGCGAAGCATCGTTGTCAACGGCACTCATCTGAATTCGGAAGACAAAATTGAGTTTTTCGGTGTCAAGGCTGGTGCCATCGCGGTGCGTGGAGGATATGCAGAGTTGGGAGCATCCTTCCACCATGCACGCCTATACCGTGTTCCAGTCGGGAAGCGTCATGCTTATTGCATGATGCGCGTGTACACCGTGGATTTGGTTCGGCATCAGCACGAGGATTTGTTTACCGTTGATCTTCCTCCGCAAACCATTTCAGTTCGCCAATGCGAAGCAAAACTACGCAAGGCGCTAAGAGAGGGAACAGCAGAGTACATCACCTGGTTTGTGGTTGGCGACGAGCTACACTTCGATGCCTCGAAGGTAGCTACTGGCCAGGCGGAAACATTCCTTGCAGAGTTCGGAGACATTCGTTCATGGACCGTTAAGGGGTTCTACTCTGATGCACGCCTACGGTTGAAGCCAGCAGTTCTATCTGCAGAAGGCATTACGGATGAAATGGATACAGACTGTAAAAAAGTCATCGACAGTCCTGGCTGGCTGCCCGCCGTTAACAAAATATTTGGCCTTGGAGGGGTAACAATCGTTCGGCGAGATGCCCATGGTCGACCTCGACTATCAGCTCGCGGTAACCTGCCAGTTTCCATCCAGATTGATTCCTTATGA
- a CDS encoding YciI family protein: protein MQYFLTVHGRKDINAYDSDEEMRAAFERVGKFNQKLQDNGHWVMGGGLVPPEQAVTIMPDGTQDAAPYYDAETFPSGFWIIEVEDENQAIDLSHEAAKACAQGVEMRAIAD from the coding sequence ATGCAGTACTTTCTCACCGTCCACGGCCGCAAGGACATCAATGCCTACGACTCTGACGAAGAGATGCGCGCTGCATTTGAGCGCGTCGGCAAGTTCAACCAGAAGCTGCAGGACAACGGGCATTGGGTGATGGGCGGCGGCCTAGTCCCGCCGGAGCAGGCCGTGACTATCATGCCGGACGGCACTCAGGACGCGGCGCCCTACTACGACGCTGAGACGTTCCCCTCGGGGTTCTGGATCATTGAGGTCGAGGACGAAAACCAGGCCATCGACCTATCCCATGAGGCAGCGAAGGCCTGCGCGCAAGGTGTCGAAATGCGCGCAATCGCGGATTAG
- a CDS encoding SDR family NAD(P)-dependent oxidoreductase translates to MSFRTTLTHGPKLPQVIGNSRGTDPDSRPRALVTGASSGIGWACAEALMKAGFEVIGTSRRGAEAPHPDGVEMLALDMESQDDIAAIAARGPFDVVVANAGESQSGPFEELPRDALERLFQVNVLGQVELLQKLLPDMRAAGRGRVVLVGSMLGGLPLSYRSSYVATKAAIRGFGMALRGEVAQFGIGVTVVEPGSINTGISQRRTKYGEEESVYADDVKRMLTRLDANEAKGIPASQIADVVMREVAAERPVALVAEGSSARVVVSLVRAIPTQAMLTLMRRVHGLR, encoded by the coding sequence ATGAGTTTCCGCACGACGCTGACGCATGGGCCGAAGTTACCGCAGGTTATCGGCAATTCACGCGGCACTGATCCCGACAGCAGGCCTCGCGCGCTGGTGACCGGGGCCTCATCGGGAATTGGATGGGCCTGCGCGGAGGCTCTGATGAAGGCCGGTTTCGAGGTGATAGGCACCTCGCGCCGAGGCGCGGAGGCGCCGCACCCGGATGGCGTGGAGATGCTGGCCCTGGACATGGAGAGCCAGGACGACATTGCTGCAATCGCTGCGCGTGGCCCGTTTGATGTCGTGGTTGCCAATGCCGGCGAGAGCCAGTCGGGCCCCTTTGAGGAGTTGCCTCGCGATGCCCTCGAGCGACTATTCCAGGTCAATGTCTTAGGGCAGGTCGAGTTGCTGCAGAAGCTGCTGCCCGACATGCGTGCCGCAGGGCGCGGCCGGGTCGTGCTGGTCGGTTCGATGTTGGGCGGTTTGCCGCTGTCGTATCGCTCTTCTTATGTGGCGACGAAGGCCGCAATCCGAGGGTTCGGGATGGCCCTGCGCGGCGAGGTTGCACAGTTCGGCATTGGGGTCACGGTGGTGGAGCCGGGCTCGATTAATACCGGCATTTCGCAGCGCCGCACGAAGTACGGCGAAGAAGAATCCGTCTACGCCGACGATGTGAAGCGGATGCTGACACGTCTTGACGCGAATGAGGCCAAGGGCATTCCGGCCTCCCAGATTGCGGACGTTGTCATGCGAGAGGTTGCCGCAGAAAGGCCGGTGGCGTTGGTGGCCGAGGGGTCGTCGGCACGCGTTGTTGTGTCCTTGGTGCGGGCGATTCCGACGCAGGCGATGCTGACGCTAATGCGGCGGGTGCACGGACTGCGCTAA